A DNA window from Hevea brasiliensis isolate MT/VB/25A 57/8 chromosome 2, ASM3005281v1, whole genome shotgun sequence contains the following coding sequences:
- the LOC110644865 gene encoding LOB domain-containing protein 16, whose translation MASSGSGTGSPCGACKFLRRKCASDCIFAPYFCSEQGPARFAAIHKVFGASNVSKLLLHVPAADRCEAVVTIAYEAQARIRDPVYGCVAHIFALQQQVACLQAQLMQVKAQLAQNLVDSSRNIENQWQGNMYGVQSSFPSNYHHQAYNCMMNPISPQSSLESVEHSNDGIISMQDIQSNSEDFSFQSCTKKKPYEPDLGELQALALRMMRN comes from the exons ATGGCATCATCTGGAAGTGGCACCGGTTCTCCTTGTGGAGCATGCAAGTTTCTCCGGCGAAAATGCGCGTCGGATTGTATTTTTGCACCTTATTTTTGCTCGGAGCAAGGGCCTGCTAGATTTGCAGCCATTCACAAGGTTTTTGGTGCTAGTAATGTTTCCAAGCTGCTTTTGCATGTACCAGCAGCTGATCGCTGTGAGGCTGTGGTCACAATCGCCTACGAAGCTCAAGCGAGGATTCGAGACCCAGTTTATGGATGTGTTGCTCATATTTTCGCCTTGCAACAACAG GTAGCATGCTTGCAAGCCCAATTGATGCAAGTGAAAGCTCAGCTGGCACAAAATCTAGTCGACTCATCACGCAATATAGAGAATCAATGGCAAGGAAATATGTATGGGGTTCAATCATCATTTCCAAGTAATTATCATCATCAAGCTTATAATTGTATGATGAATCCAATCTCTCCACAGAGCTCACTGGAATCTGTTGAGCATAGCAATGATGGGATCATAAGCATGCAAGATATACAAAGCAACAGCGAAGATTTTTCATTCCAATCTTGTACCAAGAAAAAACCTTACGAGCCAGACTTGGGTGAGCTTCAAGCACTTGCACTTAGGATGATGAGGAACTAA
- the LOC110644864 gene encoding probable alpha,alpha-trehalose-phosphate synthase [UDP-forming] 9 yields the protein MVSRSYMNFLDLASGNLLEIPHTPRSIPRVMTVPGIISDLDGYGPHGSNDGDSEIASSICHERKIIVTNMLPLHAKKDPGTAKWCFSWDEDSLYLQLKDGFSPETEFIYVGSLKADIDASEQEEVSQKLLEDFNCVPTFLPQDLQKKFYLGFCKQQLWPLFHYMLPMCPDHGDRFDRTLWQAYVSANKMFADKIMEIISPEEDYVWVHDYHLMLLPTFLRKGYNRVKLGFFLHSPFPSSEIYRTLPVRDEILRGLLNCDLIGFHTFDYARHFLSCCSRMLGLDYESKRGHIGLDYFGRTVYIKILPVGIHICRLESVMNLPSTSAKVKEIQEQFSGRKVILGIDDMDIFKGISLKLLAMEQLLQQHPDLQGKVVLVQIVNPARGSGKDVQEAKRETYLTAKRINDVYGSPEYEPVILIDRPVPRYEKTAYYALAECCIVNAVRDGMNLVPYKYIVCRQGTPYMDKAMGITSDSPRTSMLVVSEFVGCSPSLSGAIRVNPWDIEAVADALNLAITMRESEKQLRHEKHYRYVSTHDVAYWARSFMQDLERACQDHYNKRCWGIGFGLGFRVVSLSPSFRRLCIEHIVSAYKRTNRRAIFLDYDGTVVPQTSIVKSPSSEVISVLKALCNDQNNSVFIVSGRGKNSLSGWLDPCERLGIAAEHGYFMRWNKTCEWETHSVADDLDWKSIVEPIMRLYTEATDGSSIEVKESALVWHHQDADPDFGSCQAKELLDHLENVLANEPVVVKRGQHIVEVKPQGISKGSVAEKVLSNMVDQGKPPDFVLCIGDDKSDEDMFESILNTVSAPTLPLAPEIFACTVGRKSSKAKYYLDDTVDVVKLLQGLATASCPKPKYIEQTLVSFESII from the exons ATGGTGTCTAGATCCTATATGAATTTTTTAGACTTGGCTTCTGGGAACCTGTTGGAAATTCCTCATACTCCAAGGTCTATTCCTAGAGTTATGACTGTTCCTGGAATTATCTCAGATTTGGATGGTTATGGGCCTCATGGCAGTAATGATGGTGACTCAGAGATTGCTTCATCCATTTGCCATGAGCGGAAAATTATAGTGACAAATATGTTACCTTTACATGCTAAAAAGGATCCCGGAACTGCCAAGTGGTGCTTCAGTTGGGATGAAGATTCGCTTTATTTGCAACTAAAAGATGGGTTTTCTCCAGAAACTGAATTTATTTATGTGGGGTCTCTTAAGGCTGATATAGATGCTAGCGAGCAGGAAGAAGTTTCCCAAAAACTGCTTGAGGATTTCAACTGTGTTCCCACGTTTCTACCTCAAGACCTACAGAAGAAGTTTTATCTTGGGTTCTGTAAACAGCAATTGTGGCCTCTTTTCCACTACATGCTGCCTATGTGCCCAGACCACGGTGATCGCTTTGACCGTACTCTTTGGCAGGCATATGTTTCAGCTAACAAAATGTTTGCTGACAAGATCATGGAAATAATCAGTCCAGAGGAAGATTATGTTTGGGTTCATGACTATCACTTAATGCTTCTGCCAACCTTTCTGAGGAAAGGCTACAATCGAGTTAAGCTTGGATTTTTCCTCCACAGTCCATTTCCTTCATCAGAAATATACCGAACTCTGCCAGTTCGTGATGAAATTCTGAGGGGACTTCTGAATTGTGATCTAATTGGTTTTCATACATTTGATTATGCAAGGCACTTCCTCTCCTGCTGCAGCAGAATGCTTGGCTTGGACTATGAATCTAAGAGGGGGCACATTGGACTTGATTACTTTGGCCGTACAGTTTACATCAAAATATTGCCTGTGGGTATACACATTTGCCGGCTTGAATCAGTAATGAATCTTCCCTCTACATCTGCTAAAGTCAAAGAAATTCAAGAACAGTTTAGTGGGAGAAAAGTGATTCTTGGTATTGATGACATGGACATATTCAAAGGCATCAGTCTGAAATTATTGGCAATGGAACAACTCTTGCAGCAACATCCAGACTTGCAGGGAAAAGTGGTCCTCGTCCAGATTGTGAACCCTGCACGAGGATCAGGGAAAGATGTCCAAGAAGCAAAGCGTGAGACATATTTAACTGCCAAAAGGATCAATGACGTTTACGGTTCACCTGAATATGAGCCAGTGATTCTGATTGATCGTCCTGTTCCTCGTTATGAGAAGACTGCCTATTATGCTTTAGCAGAGTGTTGCATAGTGAATGCAGTGAGGGATGGGATGAATTTGGTGCCTTACAAATATATTGTTTGCAGGCAGGGAACCCCATATATGGACAAAGCCATGGGTATAACATCAGATTCTCCTCGCACAAGCATGCTCGTTGTGTCAGAGTTTGTTGGTTGTTCGCCTTCTTTGAGTGGAGCAATTAGGGTAAACCCATGGGACATAGAAGCTGTGGCTGATGCCTTGAATTTGGCCATCACCATGCGTGAATCTGAGAAGCAGTTGCGCCATGAGAAGCATTACCGATATGTCAGTACTCATGATGTGGCATATTGGGCACGCAGCTTTATGCAGGATTTGGAGAGAGCTTGCCAAGATCATTACAATAAAAGGTGTTGGGGAATTGGGTTTGGCCTGGGATTCAGGGTCGTGTCTCTTTCTCCTAGCTTCAGGAGGTTGTGTATTGAACACATTGTCTCAGCTTATAAAAGGACAAATAGAAGAGCAATATTTCTGGACTATGATGGTACTGTTGTACCACAGACTTCTATTGTTAAAAGCCCCAGCTCTGAAGTCATCTCTGTTCTAAAAGCTCTGTGCAATGACCAAAATAACAGTGTGTTTATTGTCAGTGGGAGAGGGAAAAATTCATTGAGTGGCTGGCTTGACCCTTGTGAGAGATTAGGAATAGCAGCTGAACATGGATACTTCATGAG GTGGAATAAAACCTGTGAGTGGGAAACCCATTCTGTTGCCGATGATCTTGATTGGAAAAGTATTGTGGAGCCCATAATGAGATTATATACAGAGGCAACTGATGGCTCCAGTATAGAGGTTAAGGAGAGTGCTTTGGTGTGGCACCATCAAGATGCAGACCCTGACTTTGGATCCTGCCAAGCCAAAGAATTGTTGGATCATCTTGAAAATGTCCTCGCAAATGAACCAGTTGTTGTTAAGCGGGGTCAACATATTGTTGAAGTTAAGCCGCAG GGAATAAGTAAAGGATCTGTTGCTGAAAAGGTTCTTTCGAACATGGTTGATCAAGGGAAGCCACCTGATTTTGTGCTGTGCATTGGTGATGATAAATCAGATGAGGACATGTTTGAGAGTATATTAAATACAGTTTCTGCTCCAACTTTGCCTTTAGCACCAGAGATCTTCGCCTGCACTGTTGGGCGGAAGTCAAGCAAGGCTAAATATTATCTCGATGATACCGTTGATGTTGTGAAATTGCTTCAAGGCCTTGCAACTGCTTCATGCCCCAAGCCCAAGTATATTGAACAAACCCTGGTCTCCTTCGAAAGTATTATTTGA